A region of the Leishmania panamensis strain MHOM/PA/94/PSC-1 chromosome 10 sequence genome:
GCACAGTAGCGAGGGAAatggagggagacagagacgaGTAAAGAGAAAGACGGCGAGAAGGGTAAAGAAGGAGACGCGCGCGTAGACAAGGCGCCATACACTGACGCATAGacggcaggagagagagagagagcagcagcagcagcagccacctcCTACACTCAGAGAAGtagaaagggaaggggacaaaacagaggagagagacaagaggcCCGAGCGAGGCAACACCACGCAGAGACATTGATAGcgatgggggagggaagtACAGGGTTGAGGCCAAACAAGACACcatacacagacacagatggagatggcggcgacaAGTGCGCATGTATAACTcaccgccgcaccggtgAAGAGTCGCGGCATAACGAGGGgtgggatgggggaggaggactgTTGCTGTCAGCGGTGAAACCCATCGTTCAGTCatatcagcagcgatgcacaaCTAAAGCGGCAGTAAAAGAAAAGGCCGATACATTCAATCACTCTTGCGCTTGTGCGAATCAGCAGAGCACTGATGGAAACACCCAgtagctgcagctggagTCCTTGCCGATGGAGAGGGCGACATCAGTCGCGGTAGTAGTAACACCAGACATCGTTCGAAAGTCTGATCGGCTGACGTAGCGTGTGATGTAGGCTAGTTAGACTCCTTTTTTGCTTAGCCAAGCCCCACTCGCTTCTCGCTTGTGTTttccctccgccgcctcctcacccctCGCACATCACCAGACCTCGTCTGCCTCgatcttttcccttttcctgtCCGTTGTTcctcacagacacacacacgcacacacgctctgctctctctctctctctcttcagtTGGCGCAGCACTGGCGATTGTTtggcttcttctcttccactaGTAGGCGGCCGCCGGGGCCGAGGGTGCGGCCCGTCTGTTTGGGGCCGGGATTcgctgtggaggcgatggaAGTGGCGAGCTGCTGAAACGCCTGCGAGACATTCGTGTTCTCCTTTGCACTCGTCTCAAGGTAACAGAGACAGCCGTAATTCCGCGCCCACGCGTCTGCCTCACTCTTGGCTATTTGGCGATGGCTGCCCAAGACGATTCCTTCGCCATGCTCGTCGAGGTGGCTCTCTACGAGATCCAGTTTGCACCCGACCAGGatgagcggcggcaccacagGCGAGTACCGCTCTAGCCGCTCGTACCACTGATCGAGATCCTCGAAGGATTGCCGGTTCGTAAGGTCGAAGCACAGTAACGCGCCCTGGCAGTTTCGGTAGAAGGCAGTCGTGAGCGTGACGAAGTCGTCCTGCCCGCTCGTGTCCCAGACTTGCAGCCGCACACAGCGCGGATTCTTTTCGAGGGTGCTGCAGCTACTGTACTTGAAGTCCATCCCCAAAGTGGGGACGAGGTCAGGGTAGAAGGCATCATCGCAGAACCGAGATGTGATGTTGCTCTTCCCTACACTAACGCTCCCAATCACAATGATTTTGTACGCCAAGTCTTCCTCCATCGTCGTTTGCGTGTCGCCGCTCGGCCTCGCTTGTGTCtatgctgctgcttgcagCTGAGTGactggggtggtggtggtggggatgGTTTCAGCGGTAATGATGCTCGTTCCTCAAGCTTGGTGTGGGAAAAGGGCGAAGAGAGCGGTTAAGGCAGGggacggagaggggtgaTGTACAATAGTGCGTGCCTCCGGTGtacagagcagcagcaagcaacAGCGGTTGTGGCTAAGGCAGTGACACTAGGGGGCACTTAaaagcaggaggaggagggagttcGTAGGCGGAAAATtcatggagaaggagctgcagggtTGTGGTAGAGTGCGTGAAAGCGTCGAAGCATACACAACACAACAGAggtaggggagggagcgcaagagagacagaggccTACCAAGGGCGAAAAGAAGATGCGCTCGGTCGGATTCCTACACCCATTCAACAATAACAAGGGAGAACAAATTGTCGCAGCAACTAAAGAAAGATAAGAccgggtgggtgggtgggtgggtcaGCAGTAGAGCGGggcgtgggaggggggaggcctCTAGGAGAATCTGTGACGTACAGTTAATGTtggagcgcacacacacctacacatgcacatacTCCTCTTGTGATAATACGTGACAGCAACAGTGAACCACAGGCACTCGATTTTGTGCTCTGTGTCGTGGCTTTTCCCTTGGTGACTTTACGTTGTTTGCGATACGGGCGTGTGCGCATAGGTTagagggagtggggtgaGGAGTGTATGGTTAAAGATTCATagaagagcacagagagaccTAAACTGGCGAAGGTATCACCATGTGAGTACGCGTGACACTgcctgtgtgtacgtgtagGCGTATACGTGCGTAAAATACACGTTGGCgccagaggcagcggcggcggtgacgtgCGCCCTTTCCCTGCGGACGCGCGTACACAAATGTGTAGGAGAGTTCATTTCCCTAGCGTGTTCATTCGCTGCCATACCGCATGAGCTCAGGCCCCCTACTCTACACGgcctgccacacacacacatcgcgGGGTGCGTTCCAGTCgcgctgacactctgcccctCACGTGCAGGCGTAACACGGGTTCGCGGTCGCAGGTTCCctccggcgcagcgccacccacgacctggccgccggcatcagtggCGGTACGCCGCTCGGACCTAGAcacgtcgtaggtgcctcgccctgtcaccaccaggaGTGGCCCtgcactggcagggagaggggggctgcctggcttccccacacagagtgggtaCTGGATCCTGATGCCACGCTGAGATATCACGGGTCATCAGGGGATGTGAAGGACAGAACGAAATCTGGAGGGGGAGATGGTTTAAGGTAGCGCGCGACAGGGGATGCCTTGAGGAGGCAGGTgccccgcctcccctctcccttccgcTTTGTCAAGTCGGCGAGGGACGCGGGATGGCAGACGATGAGGAACCTGGCACTATGATGGAGCCACAGCATGTAGATAGAGGGGTGCAGATGAGCCTTGATGCGTAAACACCATTGCGCAGTTGCGGTGGTGTTTGGTTGCTTAGTAGCAGCTGCACTTGACTGGAGCGTCAGCGAACATACTTCTGCAAACATCTGTGTACCCACACATGTGCCACAGGCGCGGAGGCACCGACGAGACATTGCCTTCATTGCTAGgcacagaggaagagaaacacagtCAGCAGCAAAGTGCATCAAACTGAGAAGTGAGGGAGGACGCGATGCACCCTACCGGTACCAGGATGGGTGCGCCTCTTTCAGTTGCTGGCGGAGATAGCGCACACGCGGCGCCTCGTATGGCGGCGACTTCGCAAGTGTAAGTATATGAAGACTGATCCCTGCAAGCACGCTGAGTGCCAGCACAACGAGTACGACAATGCGCACCGACACGAGCTTGTCAACGGGATACGTGTTGGATGGCAACTGACGTTCTCGGTAGGGGGTCGAATCCAGTGCCGTGGTGGTGTTGGCGGCAAAGCCATGCGGAGCTGTCAGGATGCCGCTGTAGACAATGAAGGGCAGCGCAACGTGGCCAAGAATGATGAGCAGGGCAGACTCTGGGGCTAAGTAGTAGCCGACGAGCGCGAGAAGTATGGCCACGCTAACGGTGACAAGCACCGTGAAGGTGCCTGCGCCGACACCCAGTGTCATCCTTTTCGAGCTGACGGGGCGTGGAATCCCCCGGAAGGTGCAGGTCTATCTATCTCGTGTACGCTTGCCTTCCAGCGTAGAGGAGGTGGTCTCCCTACGAAGGTGGCGTGAATGATTGAGGGTCGAGGTGAGCTGCTTAATGATGCCAcggtacacgcacacgcacccacacctaCCGTGGCACACGAGCACCGGCTGGATGGCGAGGAGCtccagcacagagagaaaaggtgcAAGAGAACGGTAAGATGGCCTATGAGAGAGCGACTCCTGAGATACTCAAGGGAGGGGCAACGGAGGACTGGGAGGAGGGCGTTATGGAGCCAACATCCTCTGCTAGCCACGCAACAAGGTCAAGGTACACACCCAATATAAGACAAGGGCAccctgagagagagaacgggtAGAAGGAGTGAGACAGATGAAGTGATTGTGAGGGTGGAAGAGcaacagtggcggcagcggcaacggcagcacttTTAGAGTCCGccgaccaccgccgctaaCGCAAAGATCCCATGGCTGACGAAGCTCCAGGATTAGCGACGGTCGAGCTCCACATCAATGGGGAGAGAAAcacgaaagggggagggaggggggggggaaccgaggacaaagaaaagagagcagagacTTCCCATGCGCACAGCAAcacgcgcaccagcgcagacGGAACGGTCGCAGGCTGCATGGCACCTCTGCCATCTACTTCGGCTTTTCTACCTTTCCCTCTGTGTTGCTCTCCGCAGTGTgggatgcgtgtgtgttgcagACAAAGAGTCAGCAACGACACCCTCAAATGTTCGACAGGTTAACCTCGGTGTGGTTCTGTGGGAAATTCGTCTCGTTTTCTTTCAGGCAAAGCAACAATGCGCCAAGCCCCACCAATCAAGTTTCCTGCACAGCTGCAtgtctgtttctctctgtcggTGGAGCCTTCCATGAAGAAGGAAGTGCCGCGTGGATGACGACTACACCCGCAGAGATGCTTCACAGGCATGAAGGGTGTGTGGTGAGTGGCAGAGTGAAGAGGGACAGGGAAGACGCTTTCACAAAATGCGAGATTAGGGATAGCGCCCAGTAGCTCCGGTGACGGTAGGCGCCCACCGTAGGCATacctccctcccacacacacacacgcacagagatgCACCACGCAAGCGTGAATCTTTTCTTCCAACGGGCCCATTCCACCACGGACAAGTGACGaagcatacgcacacacagcctCAGTCCACCTATAACTCTGTTGCACCACGACTAACACCCCTGGTTGTCTAGAACGAACCGTCCTACCGTTGAATGGGGCCATGGGCCTGGCAGGGTTTTCGtgtccttccttctcccttcttcacaCGCGTGCTGCGTTATCGGCGCCAGACGGACCTGGCTGGACGGCATAGCTTGCTCTACGCGGGTCACgtccagggtcctgctcgagggcggaggaggtggcatCTGTCATGCGGGTAATAGGGGATGTCGGCCTGGGGTCTGAAATCAGTGGCCGAGTCTGTAATTCATCCAGTTGGCGCTGGGTCCCCTGGCGCTCTCGATTCAGTAAGAGTGTCCACCTTATCCTTCGGCTCCCGTTCCCAGTGACCAAAGACATACTGAAATGAGAGGTGCATGCGACGGGCTAGTCGCGCCAGCATTTCTGCCCAGATACGTCGCTGCATGCCGCTTTCCACCACCGTTGTAGGACCCGTGTTGAGCGTCACGAGGAGGGCGAATGGAACATGAcgacgaaaaggaaagaaagacaaaCAAGACCGTGTGTCACCTCAGCTGGCAAACGGAGACCGGCATTCGCCGAACAAGGGACATTCATACTATACATAGGCTGCTAGAGCCGCATCTCGCCatggcacagacgcacatgcacacattGCCGAAGAAACAAAGGGGTTTGGTACATTGTCTAAAAATGGAGgtaaaaagagaaggcgaagcgCACAGGGTCAGTACACAGTGGCCAAAATTACCACTGCCAGCATCAGCTCAAGTCTCTGCAGATGTAGCGACTACAAGCACCGATCCCAGTACTTGAAGTAGTCCTCGTCTACAGCGTTCTTGTAGAGTTCGTCTAACTCAGCCTtgcgctgtgctgccgcctGGGACTGCATCTTGTGGGTCTCCGCCAGCTTCTCGCGCTCGGCCCGGCGTTCGCGCTCACGCTGGCGGTCGAGGGCGTTTGCCATTCGCAGCTGCATGTGTTCCTGCTGTGACCACTgctttttctcctccacctctagcagacgacggcggcggagctcACGGAGCTGCTCGTCTTGGCCGGATCGCAGGAGGGCCTTCTGCTTCGCTGTCATGCCTTTGTAGCGCTCCGCCTTGACGGTGGCGCCACGCTCGCCAACTACGGTTTCGCGCTCGTTGAGGAAGTCACTGTCCATCTGGTACGCAATTTCTTCCAGTCCAAGGCGtgtgtcctcctccctggCACGCAAAGCCtcgcgtcggtgctgctcggCGAGCGCACGATTGAAGTCAGCGCCATTCTTCTCCATGAgcctgcgctgctccgccaccttTTTCTCAACCTCGTACAGGCGGTAGTTCACCTCCTCGTTTCGGTCGTCGAAAGCTCGGtcgcgctcctgctccaTCCACTTTTTCGCGAGCTTCTCattcacctgctgctgcgcccactgccgttgctggagctgctgtgctgctctgcgtgCCGCGTAGTCCAGATCCTCACCTTCAAACTTCTGCATAGATGACGGTCCGTTGCGCGGGTCGTTATCGCCAACGCGTGCCGGTAACTCCTTGCGCCGCGTCTCTGGGTCGTTAAGGTCCCACTCGCGGCCCATCTCTTTCTTCTGAAAGGTCTGGCGGTagtcctgcagctccttttCTCGAGCTGCTCGAATGGCATtcacctcctgctgcagtgcacatGCATGGCGGTCCATCAGGAGCGCCTGGCGGTCATAGTAGTcgttcctctctttttccagCTGGCGCAGTGCTTCCTTCTCACGCACCTGCGCATCCAAGGCCTCGCGATCGATACCCATCTTGCGCACCTTGGGGTCCTTCAGTCGCTCCGCCCGCTGTAACATGAAGAGCTGCTTCTTAGTCTTGGTGTTCATCGGGTTCAAAACGCTAGTGGCGTTGTTGGCGGAGCTCGCGGCTGCAGTTCCGCGGCTATTGGCCGCAGTAAACACATCTTGTACCTGCGACGAGGAGTCCATTGGCGCGTGGGTGTTTGTAGATGAGGGGCtgcacggagaggggggggggcgtgtaCCTTTGGTGGACGCTCGCGCAATGCAGAAAGAGCGATGAGCGCAGTAGAACGGAGGTGGGGAGACAGCAAAACAGAAGTTGGTTTACAGGTCTGAGTACTGAGATCCACAAGCGCTCAACTACAGTCAGCGACGTAAGTACTCCAAAAGAGTGGGTATGCCCCCAAGTGGAAGTAAGGGTGGGGGCAGCGAGCAAAGGTttgagagctgcagcagcactagcaacagcggcggcaaaaTCAAATGTGGCGAGCGTGCGTTGAGGTGCAACTGGGGAGGGACGTCGAATAACGAGGTGCTTCAGGGCACCGAGGCGGTAACCGAGTGCTAGtcgaagcgagagaggggaagagggtacgatgaagaggcagagaagcaggagCAGAAAACACCGCAGGTTCTTTGCAGGGAGATGCTGGTGcatagggagagggaaagagtcAGGAATAGATACAGCTGGTGgtgaaggaaggaggaagggatTGCacgaggaaaagggagagagtggtACGTTCAACGTGATTTGCACGCAAAGGACAGCCTTCCTTTGAAAAGAAGCTCCCACCAGCTGTAGAATCCCGCAGCATTCCCCttgcgcccccctcctcacgaTGCGACCCAGGCGCATCTCTCCGAGCGGACGGTGCAGCGCACGGCCTACGGAAGCCTTTTGCACattttcctcccttttctggACTTCCATTTCCTCTATTTCTGTTTGCGTTACAGTGTGAGATTGCACTTCTCGCATGTGCACATGAAGGCGTGGAAGAGGGTGTCCTCATGCACGCACGAggacgcgtgtgcgtgtgggtatGCGCCGGAGGCAGAGAAACTGAGACACAGCcccggaggaggggggaagcagAACACCGCCACTCCGTTCTCTCATCGCTAATTGGCTGCGTGGATTCCATCATATAAGGAAGAAggcctcccctccctccgaggggtgggggtgggggagggaaaaggacaTATGGGCGCTTCTGCTTCGAGCAGCTTTGACGCGTGCTAATCTAACGCAttggctgctgcaggtgcagTGGCACCATCACGACAGTCGCACAACAAGGCATGCGCGAGCTGCGACAGCACTCCAGGCGTCAGATCGTGCTACTGTTGCGGCTTAAACTCGACTAACGGTGACGGCACCGAGCACTTGAAGCAGAACTTGCGGGTGTTGCGGTTGACACCTTTGCACTTGGGGCACGTCCACAGGGTCGTCTCCTTtccaggcagcggcggaggcaccGGCTTGGGCTGCTGACACTTGTGGCACAAGACGGAGCCTCTAAAGTTCATCTGGCCACACGGGCAGGCCCAATCATGCGGATCCTCACCTGGCAGGTTGGGGCGGCGAACGccagggggaaggggtggggcgggAGCACCACACTTGTAGCACTCGCGCTTGGAGTAGTAGTTGACTTCGCCACACTGGCATTGCCAGTCGCCTTTGGTTGGCTCGCGATtgcgctgccggcgctgaTTACCAGCGAGGCGCCGTGCGAGGCACAACGGCGTAGCAGTGAAGAAGGAACGCACGGACGCGTGCACTATGCTGCTCATCAGGGCCATCTTTGGTGCTTCTCCGAAAGTTGCAGGCTGCGAGGCTACAGTCACCGCGGTGACGCCACACGGCCGGCGCAGAAAACGCGCCCCTCGTCGACTGTAGCCTTGCAGCATACTAGGCAATTACCCTCGGACGATCCGCACACACCGTCCTTACGCAGAGCTTTTGACCTGTCTGCCtaggtgcgtgtgtatgcgtcgCACCCCACGAGGTGCGAACGCTGACAAGCAACAAAATATGAGGGAATGCTAgtgcaaaagagaagagaggaagcgcTGAGCAGCGTCCTTTGCCCCTTCTCCTGTCCTATGCACGGCAAGGATAGCACGCCCGAGGCTGTGAGagcggggaagagagggagagcagtagggcgagggggaggggtaggtGGGTGTGAAGGACGGCCACGTCTGTGCGTCGGTCAAGTCTCCCAAATAAAGCAAGTGGGAACagctgagggagagcgaTCATGTGGGAGGTTTCGTTCTTCTGTACGCAGGAGAGGGATGTCGCGGCGCTGCTACCGTTAGCGCAAGTCAACGAGAAGTCGctgcctcttttttccttgcCTCTTCTTCTAACTTCTGCATGGGCACAACAAGGTGAATCGCgtgaaagggagggagggagggggcggcggcgagtaCACAGAGAGGGTGGGCACAGAAAGCAGGAAGGGAGAGGTAGAGACGCGTATGTGCGGCTTGCAAAATCAAGGCGGGGAGGGAAAAAtagggcggcggcggaggggaggaggtgcgagcGAAGAGGATTTGCACCAAAGATATACAGCGCAGCGGTCCACACGCGTCCGTTTATCTTTGCCAGTCGTTTGCCCGCTTTTGAGCCTAGCAGAGAGGTACCGCAGTTCACGACTATGAGCGACTGTGATATGTTTGCTGTTCACTCCGAGTGAACATTTCCACCCCGtcctcgtctccctctcatcTCTGACCTCAAACACCTGCAGACATTTGCACGTACATGCGTGGAAatcaagagggagagagagtgagtcACGCGTCTCTCTGCACTTCCACACCGCCTTCATCTTTTCCAGTGTCACAGGCAGAGGGTGCgctggggaggaggggaagggaggcaCATTTGTCAAATCAAAGCGTTTTCTTCCTTTGGGCTGTGGATTACTTGCCGATGTAgcggtgggggagagaaggatgagggagccggggggggcgggggagagtGCGATTCTTCACCACAAAGGGAATACGGCGTCTGTGCTCGCGCGTGCCTCTGTGTATGGATATGTGAGCACCTTATTTCTCAGCGCAGAGTGCTctagagagagaaggcggacCCCCATTGGACAACAgcgtcccctcccctaccACCTCTGCGCTGGCAACGCCTCTCAGCACTTTACACTGTCACTTTTACGCCAGACGCGAAGTACAATACTTCCGTAATAGGGTCATTCGTCACTCTTCCGTCATGCGTGTTGGTGAggctcttgctgctgcatggcgcgccggcgccgtcgtcgacgtGTTAGAGCGATTCCTTCAGCGTGTTCATGAGTGTGTGCAGGGCGTTTGCAAGCACATCCATTGTCTTGCTCGTGATGTCGCCGTTTTCAGTGACGTGGCGCTGAATATCTGAGAACTGTACGTGCAACGCGTGCGCGGCAGCCGGCGTCGTGGCACGGGAGCAAAAGTACTGCGTCACCTCACCCACAGCGCTTCCCTCCACGTAGAACagtggaagcagcagcttccGCATTCTGTGGTTGTCAACCGCTACGGAGCGCTCGAGCGCGCACGTGACGAGGCGGTGAAACACCATCGCGTCTGCTCGCAGAAGCGTCGACTTCATGATGGCCGCCTGCTGCAACTCCTCTACCGGATACGCTGTGCGCACCCAACAGCAGTTCACGAGGCGGTCCATTGCCTGCAGCGCGTCAttctgcagcgcagcttcgACGGCGTTGACGCTGGCCGGGAAGGCCAGCGACTCCACAATGGCAATGACGGTGAACACCTCCGGCGGCGGCTGTTTCGCCCAGAAGTCGTGGAAGAAACGCGCGGCCAGCACGTTCACCACCTTGATCACAGCCGTGCACACCTTCGAACGCACCATGCACTCTTGTATAGGCAACTTGTACAGCAGGCCCCATACACTGGACAGCAGGTTGGTGAGCGCCGTGTCCTCGTAGAGCTGCAATACTCCCAAGTTGCACCACCCTCCCTGCAAAATATGGTGAGCTGCCGAGAGGCCTAGCCGCATCACTTTCCATCCCCActccaccagcggcggcggcgaggtcTGTGTGCTTGgtcgcgctgcgctgccctcAAGCACAAGATGGGCGAGCCGCGCGGAGCGTACCACCACCCGGCTCACATAGCGAAAGATGTGGACGGGTTTTGCGCTCTGTGACCCAAAAACGATGCGCTGGTTTTTGTTCAGAGCCATCTCATTCACCAGCTCCAGGAGCTGCGCTACAGTCTCCTCGCCACAGCTGTTCTCGTGTAACACGGCGTCGGCCATGGGATACAGAAAAGGTTCGATCATGTCCATCACCACTCGATACGGTCGGCGCTCAGTGCAGCTCAGGATACCGCGCATGTCGCAGAGCGCCAGTGTCAGGCGGTCAGTGCTCTCCGTGCTAGGCCCTTCAGTGGCGGCCGCATACACTGACTGTGAAATGCGCGCCAGCACTGGCTCCATTAGGGTGCTCAACACAGAATCTGTGAGCGTGGTAGCGTCGAGAAAGCGCACCTGTGCCACACATCGGATAAACAGGTACCGCGCCTTGAGCGCTACcgggtgctgcagtggggcTGGGATGGACTCATTGTGGAGGTTCATTAGGTACGTATACGAGCGCGTCTCCTTGAGCAGACGCAGGACACTGGAGGTGGAGGTCCACTCGTCCAGAAGCTGCAGTGCGTCCACGCGCACCTCGTCGGACACGTTCGTCGCGCTGAGTATCGTCCACAGTGCGTGGACGGCGACGTTCAGAAAGTAGGCACCAAACGTGCTTGACGTGTCCATCTCCCCACATTGCCGAAGCTGACTGCTGAGCTGCTCCACAAAGGCGGAGGTCTTACGGTTGGACACTACGTACACCGATATGGTCTTGGAGAGGATCGCGGCGAGAACGCGTGTGGTTGCCGCCGCGACATGCCCCCGAACAGGGCTGGGGGCGCTATCGAGAAATCCAACGTGAGTTGAGAAGCGCTGAAGCAGTACGAGGCTGTGCAGGAGCATGGCAAGAACGCGGACAGCTCCCCTGTCGATAGCGCCGTCGGAGTGCAGTGCGGCGCTGAGAAGATGCAGAGACCACGCTGCTTCCTCCATGAGCACGATGTGGTTAGTCGAGACAGCAGATGTGTTCAGGCGCACGTGCACCAGTACGGATTGACTGACCCGCTCCGAGTTGGCTTCAATTATCTTCCAGCCCTCATCGCCGCACCCCATCACTACCTTCAGGAGAAACTCAACCTCAAGTCGgaccccctcctcgtcgtcgtccagGATGTACTCCACTGACATGCTATTGGAGTTCGCCAGtcgcacggcggcgctgttgttgctcaCGAGCTTAGCCAGCGCCATCGTGAACGCTTGTACACGGCTGTGCAGACATTCGAGATAGGCGCTAACTACCTGCAAGCCACAGTGCAGCATCTCCACCGTATCCTGCTTGGCGTATGACTTGGCTTCGATGAGGCGCCCCCACACACTCAGTagagacagcagcgacgctgagGCGTGCTTCCAGTTGGTCAGGCACTGCCTCGTGAAGTTGCACAGAGACTGCAGCCACGACGAGAACTCCACCAGCTGCATGAGCTCACTGAGGTCGCAGTTGGGTTTCACGCGATTGAGAAGTCGCGCAAAGCAACTGAGCGTCTCTTCGTCCTCCAGGTGCAGGAAGCTCTCCATGACAAGGTGCGTCTGTAGCAGGACTATCGCGTACCACTGCGGTCGCAGCTCGACGTCAGTGAAGAACGATTTTCGCAGGCTTACCAGCGAGgtcagcacctccagcagtgTGTGCGCCACGTCCGGCTCCAGGTCGGGAATTCGGTACAGGCACCACAACCGGTTCATCAGCTGCAGGTCCAGGAGGTCCGCTGCCCAGTCGTCTGGATACGTTCTCGCCATCGGATTCTCCTCGGCTTCCGTTTGAATGGTGTCGCACGCGAAGTCAAACTCCAGAACGTGATGCGCTAGCCTAAGTCCAGCTGCCACGACCGTGCGACAGCTTGGCTGCACCTCTTTCACTACTCGCACGGCTAATCGG
Encoded here:
- a CDS encoding small GTP-binding protein Rab7, putative (TriTrypDB/GeneDB-style sysID: LpmP.10.1080) codes for the protein MEEDLAYKIIVIGSVSVGKSNITSRFCDDAFYPDLVPTLGMDFKYSSCSTLEKNPRCVRLQVWDTSGQDDFVTLTTAFYRNCQGALLCFDLTNRQSFEDLDQWYERLERYSPVVPPLILVGCKLDLVESHLDEHGEGIVLGSHRQIAKSEADAWARNYGCLCYLETSAKENTNVSQAFQQLATSIASTANPGPKQTGRTLGPGGRLLVEEKKPNNRQCCAN
- a CDS encoding hypothetical protein (TriTrypDB/GeneDB-style sysID: LpmP.10.1090), with protein sequence MTLGVGAGTFTVLVTVSVAILLALVGYYLAPESALLIILGHVALPFIVYSGILTAPHGFAANTTTALDSTPYRERQLPSNTYPVDKLVSVRIVVLVVLALSVLAGISLHILTLAKSPPYEAPRVRYLRQQLKEAHPSWYR
- a CDS encoding flagellar protofilament ribbon protein-like protein (TriTrypDB/GeneDB-style sysID: LpmP.10.1100) produces the protein MNTKTKKQLFMLQRAERLKDPKVRKMGIDREALDAQVREKEALRQLEKERNDYYDRQALLMDRHACALQQEVNAIRAAREKELQDYRQTFQKKEMGREWDLNDPETRRKELPARVGDNDPRNGPSSMQKFEGEDLDYAARRAAQQLQQRQWAQQQVNEKLAKKWMEQERDRAFDDRNEEVNYRLYEVEKKVAEQRRLMEKNGADFNRALAEQHRREALRAREEDTRLGLEEIAYQMDSDFLNERETVVGERGATVKAERYKGMTAKQKALLRSGQDEQLRELRRRRLLEVEEKKQWSQQEHMQLRMANALDRQRERERRAEREKLAETHKMQSQAAAQRKAELDELYKNAVDEDYFKYWDRCL
- a CDS encoding hypothetical protein (TriTrypDB/GeneDB-style sysID: LpmP.10.1110) yields the protein MLQGYSRRGARFLRRPCGVTAVTVASQPATFGEAPKMALMSSIVHASVRSFFTATPLCLARRLAGNQRRQRNREPTKGDWQCQCGEVNYYSKRECYKCGAPAPPLPPGVRRPNLPGEDPHDWACPCGQMNFRGSVLCHKCQQPKPVPPPLPGKETTLWTCPKCKGVNRNTRKFCFKCSVPSPLVEFKPQQ
- a CDS encoding hypothetical protein (TriTrypDB/GeneDB-style sysID: LpmP.10.1120) → MAVLQQSTSAYSIMFVSRAASECLETLFGDAEELTQFTLNVYELLCVRDAVLNAAAKLALRRLVCVAVQRGYQYSHTLSQMPSSVCASCSSSMETDNQSDRLRVGCEVLADLVITLSERRMTTFASDVSIAKSFRDDHLLTVFRLAVRVVKEVQPSCRTVVAAGLRLAHHVLEFDFACDTIQTEAEENPMARTYPDDWAADLLDLQLMNRLWCLYRIPDLEPDVAHTLLEVLTSLVSLRKSFFTDVELRPQWYAIVLLQTHLVMESFLHLEDEETLSCFARLLNRVKPNCDLSELMQLVEFSSWLQSLCNFTRQCLTNWKHASASLLSLLSVWGRLIEAKSYAKQDTVEMLHCGLQVVSAYLECLHSRVQAFTMALAKLVSNNSAAVRLANSNSMSVEYILDDDEEGVRLEVEFLLKVVMGCGDEGWKIIEANSERVSQSVLVHVRLNTSAVSTNHIVLMEEAAWSLHLLSAALHSDGAIDRGAVRVLAMLLHSLVLLQRFSTHVGFLDSAPSPVRGHVAAATTRVLAAILSKTISVYVVSNRKTSAFVEQLSSQLRQCGEMDTSSTFGAYFLNVAVHALWTILSATNVSDEVRVDALQLLDEWTSTSSVLRLLKETRSYTYLMNLHNESIPAPLQHPVALKARYLFIRCVAQVRFLDATTLTDSVLSTLMEPVLARISQSVYAAATEGPSTESTDRLTLALCDMRGILSCTERRPYRVVMDMIEPFLYPMADAVLHENSCGEETVAQLLELVNEMALNKNQRIVFGSQSAKPVHIFRYVSRVVVRSARLAHLVLEGSAARPSTQTSPPPLVEWGWKVMRLGLSAAHHILQGGWCNLGVLQLYEDTALTNLLSSVWGLLYKLPIQECMVRSKVCTAVIKVVNVLAARFFHDFWAKQPPPEVFTVIAIVESLAFPASVNAVEAALQNDALQAMDRLVNCCWVRTAYPVEELQQAAIMKSTLLRADAMVFHRLVTCALERSVAVDNHRMRKLLLPLFYVEGSAVGEVTQYFCSRATTPAAAHALHVQFSDIQRHVTENGDITSKTMDVLANALHTLMNTLKESL